The nucleotide window CGACGGCTTCTGGTTCCGGTCCGGTCTCGGCCGGGTCGGTCTCCCCGTCGTCGGACGGTCCTTCGCCGAGGATCACCGCGTCGTCGCTCCCGGCCCCCGGCTCCTCGTCGAGCGTGATCCCATCGTCGGCGCTCGCGTCGCCCGCGTCGACGCCGCCGGCGTCGACCTCCGGGGCGTCGGTCCGGCCCGGTGTCGCCGACGGTCCGCCCACGGTCCCGGGGTCGGCTTCGCTCGCCGGGTCGGCTCCGCCGGCCGCGTTCGCGGCGGCCTCGTCGGCCAACTGCTCCATCGTCGTCACTTCGGTATTCTCGCTGACGATCTGCGTCTCGCCGCAGCGAGCGCAGGTCTTCACCTCCTTGACGGTCGTGACGACCTCGTCGCCGTCCTCCTCGCGTTCCCGCTGGAGTTCGGGTTCGCCGAAGTCGTGTCCGAGCAGACACCTGAGTCCCATTGTGCCACCCTGCGGTGCCGAGGGTAAAAAACGCCCCGTCGGCGTCCGACGCTCGGCACACGACGGTCTCGGGGCGAGGCAGACTGTTCCGGGGCGACGCGGCCGCATCTCGGCGGTTCGATCCTCGGCCACGGGACACAGGCTCTTTGTGGATCGCCGCTGTACCGTGACGCACATGCCTACCGTATCCTATCAGGGCGAGGAGATCGAGTGCGAGAAGGGCGCAGTCTTACGCGACGTACTCAAGGAGGCCGGTCTGTCGGTCTACAACGGGAAGATGGAGCAGCTCAACTGTCGCGGTGCCGGGTCGTGCGGCTCCTGTGCGGTCCAAGTCGACGGCGAGGTCAGCGAGCCGGGCAAAAAGGAGCGCGCCCGCCTCTGGTTCCCGCCGCACCACCCGAACCACGACGTCCGCCTCGCCTGTCAGACAAAGGTCGAGGGCGACGTCGAGGTGACGAAGGGCCGCGGCCTCTTCGGCCAGCACATCTGAGCGGGCGGGGCGACCGCTCGACGCGATTCTTGATTCAGCAACTAACACTCCTCTCCGTCACGAACGAGGCACGCGCTACGAGCGGTGCGCTGGTCGGGAATAAAATACGGCCGCGGCGGACGTGAGCCCGCGACGCGGACGAAAACGCTTGGTACCGTGTGTCAGAGTCGCGTTCGGCGTCAGCCGGACCGACCCACCTTCTCGGATCGGCTTACTGCCGAACGACGTTGGTCGCGCGGGGGCCCTTCTCGGAGGACTCGATGTCGAACTCGAGCTCCTGGCCCTCTTCGAGGTCCGGGCCGCCGACGTCTTCCATGTGGAAGAACACGTCGTCGTCCGCGTCGTCAGTCTCAATAAATCCGTAGCCGCCAGTGTCGTTGAAGAAATCAACCTTTCCGGTCGCCATTGCGAATAGAGAGATGCCCCGTTCGGGCATAAGGATTGCGAGGGTACAGTTACCACGTGGCTCTGGGAACGGGATCTTCGAAAAATGCCGTTGTACGGGTCTGAAACGACTGTAGGGCGGTTTTCGACGTTCGCCCTACCGATTCCCTCGATGTCTGCTGCGGATCCCTCCGACGCCGAGGTTTATGACTCCGGCCGCGAAAGCGTCGCCCGTGTCCCACGCACACGGTGCCGACGGCCCCGCCTTGACGCTCCGCGAGAACGGTCCCGCCCTGCTGGTCCCCGCGGCGTGGGGCGTCGCCGCGGGAGCGGTCCTCGGCGTCGTCTCCGCGCACGCGCTGTTCGTCGCGCACGTCGTCATGAGCGCCCTACTCGTCGCCTTCGTTGTTGCCTCGTGGCGCGACATGGCGACCGGCGTCCTCCGGGCGTGGAAGCTGGTGATCCTCGCCGGGACGCCGGTCACGCTCGCGGGCGTCGCCGGGTTCCTCGCCCGCGACGGGACCGTTCCGGCGCTCGCGGCCGCCCTCCCGGCCGACGCGGCGCTCGCCGTCGCCTTCTACGGCTGGATGCTGCTGCCCGCCCCCGCGTTCGTCTACACGGGCCTCCGCGACCCGGAGATCTCGCGCTCGATTATCCACTACGCCGCGGCCGCGTGTTCCGTCGTCGGGGCCGGCGTCGCCGCCCTCGCGGCCTCCGCGACCGGCACCGTCGCCGGCATCGCGCTCGTCGGCGTCGGCCAGACGGCGGGGATCCTCGCGGCGACCGCGCTGTACTGACGGGCGACCGCCGAGGTGCGCTCCCAGTCGCCAGCCGCGTCTCGGTCCCGCCTCACTCCCTCGTTCCGTCGAGCGCGCGCCGGAGCGCGCGCCGGTGGAACGCGACTGCCTCCTCCCGGTCGACCGGCGGGTACCGCGGGTTCGTCACCACGCCCTCGCCGTCGACGACGGCGCTCGCGACGGCCGCCACGCGGTACGCGCGCCCGCCCGGCGGCAGTGAGCGAACCGACCCGTAGCCGTCGCGGAACGCCCGGCGGAGCGGTTCGGTCTCGCCCCCCGGCACGTACCAGTCGACCACCAGGTGTTCCGCCTTGGCGACCGACACGCCCGGCGGCGCGGCGAGCGGAGCCTCCCAGTCGAGGACGGCCGTCACCGCGCCGTCCGCGACGAGCGCGTTCCCGGGGCGGAAGTCCCACGGGAACAGCCGCGGCGCGGCGTCGGTCTCGGTCGGCTCCCGGAGGACCTCGTCGAGCGCGTCGCGGAGGTCGTCGAACTCGGCCGGGAGCCGCTCGGTGTGTCGCTCGCCGAACCCCCGGAGCCAGTCCGCGGCGTCGATCGGATTCCGGACGGACAGCCGGGAGTCACGCCCGCGCGCCGCCTCCGCCCTCGTCTCCGCGCGCTCCGCGACTCCGAGTCGCCCGCAGCGGGGGAACCGGAACGCCTCGTGGACCTCGGCGAGGTACCGCCCGAACGCCCGCGCTACCGCCCGTCGGTCCGCCGGACCGAGTTCGACGAACGCCTCGTGGAGGTCCCGCCCCTCGACCAGCGGCGTGACCATCCACCCCGTCCCGTCGACGACGCCGTCGCCCAGCGGGCAGGGGACGGGAACGCCCGTCCGCTCGCCGACCGCCGCCAG belongs to Halorubrum sp. DM2 and includes:
- a CDS encoding 2Fe-2S iron-sulfur cluster-binding protein produces the protein MPTVSYQGEEIECEKGAVLRDVLKEAGLSVYNGKMEQLNCRGAGSCGSCAVQVDGEVSEPGKKERARLWFPPHHPNHDVRLACQTKVEGDVEVTKGRGLFGQHI
- a CDS encoding cold-shock protein, encoding MATGKVDFFNDTGGYGFIETDDADDDVFFHMEDVGGPDLEEGQELEFDIESSEKGPRATNVVRQ
- a CDS encoding phosphotransferase; amino-acid sequence: MSDAVRERALAETRPGATPASVEPLGRGNRKRTEVIRFDAADPVVVQYSSTPEAIRTEAALLAAVGERTGVPVPCPLGDGVVDGTGWMVTPLVEGRDLHEAFVELGPADRRAVARAFGRYLAEVHEAFRFPRCGRLGVAERAETRAEAARGRDSRLSVRNPIDAADWLRGFGERHTERLPAEFDDLRDALDEVLREPTETDAAPRLFPWDFRPGNALVADGAVTAVLDWEAPLAAPPGVSVAKAEHLVVDWYVPGGETEPLRRAFRDGYGSVRSLPPGGRAYRVAAVASAVVDGEGVVTNPRYPPVDREEAVAFHRRALRRALDGTRE